The following coding sequences lie in one Natronorubrum tibetense GA33 genomic window:
- a CDS encoding antitoxin VapB family protein, with protein sequence MSKNIAISDEVYRELKREKGDRSFSDVISDHLEERRQLADVTGAGVLDRETHDAVKEDIGELSRGTLSNLDNETL encoded by the coding sequence ATGAGCAAGAATATCGCGATCTCCGACGAGGTCTATCGCGAACTCAAACGGGAGAAAGGGGATCGGAGTTTCAGTGACGTTATCAGCGATCACCTCGAGGAGCGTCGCCAGCTCGCTGACGTCACAGGTGCGGGCGTGCTCGATCGGGAGACGCATGACGCCGTCAAAGAGGATATCGGGGAGCTGAGCCGGGGAACACTTTCGAATCTGGATAATGAAACTCTGTGA
- a CDS encoding RNA-guided endonuclease InsQ/TnpB family protein, with translation MADGYVRRTAITRLEVTDEQRDLLEDTISEWKRGCQIATDMAWKKCNAKSDVQPLAYADVREQTDLGSQHAILATHQAAQAITGCIERRSKGKKVSKPTFTAPTVKYDTRTMTLFEDDTVSLSTTESRVRCQLALPDADDGYQRQYLNSDTWSITESTLTARAGDYFLHIGFRRHKNDAERNTAEDGTVLGVDLGIENLAVTSTAYFFSGRELTHNLREFEKVRGGLQQTGTRSAHRTLEQSSGRELRYVRDVLHRASNAIVDEALRYECDVIAFEDLTDIRDRIGASWGHKWAFRTLYEQVEYKAKAMGVLVKQVGSAYTSKRCAECGFTADENRPARNDFHCVKCESGANADYNAAKNIGMRYVRRGQQSSRRTGNSQLALKSGTVTPSGGFTAHPEGSEAEFMDKPHPPRANPSG, from the coding sequence GTGGCAGACGGCTATGTGCGTCGGACGGCAATCACTCGTCTCGAAGTCACTGACGAGCAACGCGACCTTCTCGAAGATACCATCTCCGAGTGGAAGCGTGGTTGCCAAATCGCCACTGACATGGCGTGGAAAAAATGCAACGCTAAAAGCGACGTGCAACCCCTCGCCTACGCTGACGTACGCGAACAAACCGACCTCGGTAGTCAGCACGCGATTCTCGCCACCCACCAAGCGGCCCAAGCTATCACCGGCTGTATCGAACGCCGGTCCAAAGGCAAGAAGGTAAGCAAGCCAACTTTCACTGCACCCACAGTGAAGTACGATACCCGGACCATGACGTTGTTCGAGGACGATACCGTGTCGCTCTCCACAACGGAGAGCAGAGTCCGATGTCAGCTTGCTCTCCCCGACGCCGACGATGGCTACCAACGGCAGTATCTCAATTCAGACACATGGAGCATCACGGAAAGTACGCTCACCGCCCGTGCCGGCGACTACTTCTTGCATATCGGCTTCCGCCGACACAAGAACGATGCTGAGAGGAACACCGCCGAGGACGGAACGGTCCTCGGGGTTGACCTTGGTATCGAAAACCTCGCTGTCACCAGCACCGCCTACTTCTTCAGCGGACGGGAGCTAACCCATAACCTCCGTGAGTTTGAGAAAGTGCGTGGTGGACTCCAACAGACCGGAACGCGAAGCGCCCACCGGACGCTCGAACAATCGAGTGGCCGGGAACTCCGGTACGTCCGGGACGTGCTACACCGGGCGTCGAATGCAATTGTGGACGAAGCACTTCGGTATGAGTGCGACGTGATCGCATTCGAGGACCTGACAGACATCCGTGATCGCATAGGCGCATCGTGGGGACACAAATGGGCGTTCAGAACGCTGTACGAACAGGTGGAGTACAAGGCCAAAGCGATGGGCGTTTTGGTGAAGCAAGTTGGTTCAGCCTACACATCGAAACGGTGCGCCGAGTGTGGGTTCACGGCAGACGAGAATCGTCCGGCACGCAATGACTTCCACTGTGTGAAGTGCGAGTCGGGGGCGAACGCAGATTACAACGCAGCGAAGAACATCGGAATGCGGTATGTCCGTCGAGGCCAACAGTCGTCTCGGCGGACGGGCAACAGTCAGCTTGCCCTGAAGTCTGGAACGGTGACGCCAAGTGGCGGATTCACCGCCCACCCGGAAGGGTCTGAGGCCGAGTTCATGGACAAACCCCACCCTCCACGAGCGAACCCGTCAGGGTGA
- a CDS encoding amidase, producing MWRTSNGIPIVVKDHVETTDLPTTYGSTAFEGYMPEEESTVTQRLRDAGAIVLAKTTMPDWTTAWFGFSSLTGRTKNPYDLERDPGGSSSGTGAAVAANLGAVGIGTDCGGSIRVPASFDNLVGFRVTPGLISRAGVSPLVSQQDTAGPMTRTVRDTATLLDVLVGYDDRDDLTGKTELSRPHGSYTNHLLPDGLADSRIGVLRDGFGDDDDPDAAPVNRVIERALTTIDNSGATLVDPVEIPRLDDYLEETMLYILQSKRDLNEFLAARETPVASVDELYETGQYHDVLDLFIGFAEEGPDDLTDDLEYWKRRYTQQTFQEAILTVFASHDLDAIVYPDVQVVPPTEAEIRDGKYETMTFATNTIIASQSLCSAVSIPAGITGDGLPVGLEFLGRPFDEPTLLELGYAFEQATDHRQPPETAPPLTE from the coding sequence GTGTGGAGGACGTCAAACGGGATCCCAATCGTCGTAAAGGATCACGTCGAGACAACCGACCTTCCGACGACGTACGGCTCCACAGCGTTCGAAGGGTACATGCCGGAAGAAGAGTCAACCGTCACGCAACGCCTGCGCGATGCAGGGGCGATCGTTCTGGCGAAGACCACGATGCCGGATTGGACAACCGCTTGGTTCGGATTCTCCTCGCTGACCGGGCGGACGAAGAACCCGTACGACCTGGAGCGAGATCCGGGTGGCTCGAGCAGCGGCACCGGCGCGGCCGTCGCCGCGAACCTGGGAGCGGTCGGCATCGGAACGGACTGTGGTGGGTCGATCCGTGTCCCCGCGTCGTTCGACAACCTCGTCGGGTTCCGCGTGACCCCTGGCCTGATCAGTCGCGCCGGCGTCAGTCCATTAGTCTCACAGCAGGACACGGCCGGACCAATGACACGGACGGTCCGCGACACCGCGACGTTGCTCGACGTCCTCGTCGGCTACGACGATCGGGACGACCTTACCGGGAAAACGGAACTCAGCCGGCCGCACGGGTCGTATACGAACCATCTCCTCCCGGACGGGTTGGCCGACTCGCGGATCGGCGTCCTCCGAGATGGGTTCGGTGACGACGACGATCCCGATGCCGCACCGGTCAATCGCGTGATCGAGCGAGCCCTCACGACGATCGACAACTCCGGCGCGACGCTCGTCGATCCCGTCGAAATCCCTCGCTTGGACGACTACTTGGAGGAGACAATGCTGTACATTCTGCAGTCGAAGCGCGATCTCAACGAGTTTCTTGCGGCCCGTGAGACGCCGGTTGCCTCCGTCGACGAACTCTACGAAACCGGCCAATACCACGACGTCCTGGACCTGTTCATCGGCTTCGCCGAGGAGGGCCCCGACGATCTTACGGACGATCTCGAGTACTGGAAGCGCCGATACACACAGCAGACGTTCCAAGAAGCAATCTTAACCGTTTTCGCGAGTCACGACCTCGACGCGATCGTCTACCCCGACGTGCAGGTCGTCCCACCGACGGAAGCCGAGATCCGAGACGGAAAGTATGAGACGATGACGTTCGCCACGAACACGATTATCGCCTCGCAGTCGCTCTGTAGCGCGGTTTCGATCCCCGCGGGGATCACCGGTGATGGGCTCCCGGTCGGTCTTGAGTTCCTCGGGCGGCCGTTCGACGAACCGACGCTCCTCGAACTCGGGTACGCGTTTGAACAGGCGACCGATCACCGCCAGCCACCGGAGACGGCCCCGCCGTTAACCGAGTAA
- a CDS encoding ATP-binding protein → MERFVNREDELSRLRRCYDSDDAEMVVIFGRRRLGKTQLVQHSLAERDDAVVYQATETTSQIQLDEFVDVAADTFPGITDIKQNWEALLGYLGDQDGIVVLDEFPYLIDADESLPSVIQRLWDQRFQNTAGTLILVGSSISMMEEATLLGNSPLYGRFTEKLDLRPLDFAAAQAFVPDDYSPEERVFTWGIFGGVPYYLDGIDLNQDLGTVLTKEVLSQKGYLHNEPEYVLRTELTDPNRYFAILTALAAGKTTSNEIAQTVGIDGKQISTYTQKLERLRLIEREVPITEEKAKSRRGRYRLLDPLFRFWFRFVYGKEDRYDRLGEGAYEAVIEPELHDFVSQEFETLCQDALPRLYSEKLFLDIGRWWYKEHEVDVVGFTTDGTMVVGECKFTNSPLDYRALSSLEDHASEIRWTPDSGGVDTEYALFTRSGATQSVQETVSERDDLQLFNLSDVTDS, encoded by the coding sequence ATGGAGCGCTTCGTCAACCGGGAAGATGAGCTCTCACGGCTCCGCAGGTGCTACGATTCCGACGACGCTGAGATGGTCGTCATCTTCGGCCGGCGGCGCCTTGGGAAAACACAACTCGTCCAGCACTCGCTTGCCGAGCGCGATGATGCCGTCGTCTACCAGGCTACAGAAACCACGTCACAGATACAACTCGACGAGTTCGTCGACGTCGCTGCCGACACGTTTCCAGGAATCACGGATATCAAGCAGAACTGGGAAGCGCTCCTGGGGTATCTCGGCGATCAAGACGGGATTGTCGTCCTCGACGAATTTCCCTATCTGATCGACGCTGACGAGAGCCTTCCCTCGGTCATTCAGCGATTATGGGACCAGCGGTTCCAAAATACAGCGGGAACACTCATTCTGGTTGGCTCATCGATCAGCATGATGGAAGAAGCGACGCTTCTTGGGAACAGTCCTCTGTACGGGCGCTTCACCGAGAAACTTGATCTCCGACCGCTCGACTTCGCCGCTGCACAAGCGTTTGTCCCGGACGATTACTCCCCCGAAGAGCGTGTTTTCACGTGGGGAATTTTTGGCGGTGTACCATACTATCTCGACGGTATCGATCTCAATCAGGATCTTGGAACAGTCCTCACGAAGGAGGTGCTCTCTCAGAAAGGATATCTTCACAACGAACCAGAATACGTCCTCCGGACCGAACTCACAGACCCGAATCGGTACTTCGCGATTCTCACCGCACTAGCTGCGGGGAAGACAACATCGAACGAAATCGCCCAAACGGTTGGAATCGACGGGAAGCAAATCTCGACCTATACTCAGAAGTTAGAGCGGTTGCGGCTCATTGAACGAGAAGTTCCGATCACCGAGGAGAAAGCGAAGTCACGCCGCGGACGCTACCGACTCCTGGATCCACTTTTTCGCTTCTGGTTCCGTTTCGTCTACGGCAAAGAAGATCGATACGACCGTCTAGGTGAGGGTGCCTACGAAGCAGTTATCGAACCAGAACTCCATGATTTCGTCAGTCAAGAGTTCGAAACGCTTTGCCAGGATGCCCTCCCACGTCTGTATTCAGAGAAGCTGTTCCTCGATATCGGCCGCTGGTGGTACAAGGAACATGAAGTGGATGTTGTCGGGTTCACCACAGACGGAACAATGGTCGTGGGAGAGTGCAAGTTCACGAACTCGCCACTGGATTACCGTGCGCTGTCCTCACTTGAAGACCACGCGTCGGAGATTCGCTGGACGCCGGACTCCGGCGGAGTTGACACGGAATACGCGTTGTTCACACGGAGTGGCGCGACCCAATCTGTACAGGAAACCGTGTCCGAGCGTGACGATCTCCAATTATTCAACTTGAGTGATGTCACTGACTCATAG
- a CDS encoding PIN domain-containing protein produces MELRTVLTKKQRLELSRANAIQTEITQDVSVVIPDASDMMNANRLQQETLLYPLDCLILACAQGHDADLVSFDSELQDVAALSSDELVD; encoded by the coding sequence ATGGAACTGCGAACCGTATTGACGAAAAAACAGCGCCTCGAACTGTCTCGGGCGAACGCCATTCAGACCGAGATTACACAAGACGTCTCCGTGGTCATCCCCGATGCATCCGATATGATGAATGCGAATCGCCTGCAGCAGGAGACGCTGCTGTATCCGCTCGATTGCTTGATTCTCGCGTGTGCACAGGGACATGACGCTGACCTCGTCTCGTTCGATTCCGAACTGCAGGACGTCGCTGCCCTATCCTCGGACGAGCTCGTCGATTGA
- a CDS encoding S8 family peptidase — MQLDRRSVLKGIGAAGATLLVSGVASASDGQARYIAQTNNRGADVESAGFEVLNELGDGTLLLVKGPEDAVDNLKDAHGVTAAVRDLKLELEPVLEESDSPEIPDDPDDVYDELLWDKQIQDVREAQAHATGEGTTVAIIDTGVDENHPDLKNLDDEASAAIIDGDITSHKGDPDGHGTHVAGTVAATGDEVMTGTAPDATIVSVDVLGYGTGSFGDIMVGMEHAADVGADAANISLGFMTAPQEFAESEDNVGMYRRIFEPVANYGQRKGTLYVGSAGNDETDLQGGWLRLWNGLSGVIGVSATGPNDKLSFYSNWGRNDVDVGAPGGGYETEQKSLDPEANVEWPYPLNLVFSTYPGGYNWLAGTSMAAPQVTGLAALVRELDSGANPQQVLQAIRQGAEVADNRGDSELGAGRVNALQVVERFD, encoded by the coding sequence ATGCAACTAGATAGACGGTCAGTACTCAAAGGAATCGGCGCCGCCGGGGCAACGCTCCTCGTATCCGGGGTCGCGTCGGCAAGCGACGGACAAGCACGCTATATTGCCCAGACGAACAACCGTGGCGCGGACGTGGAGTCCGCCGGATTCGAAGTACTGAACGAACTTGGCGACGGTACACTCTTGTTGGTGAAAGGACCCGAAGACGCTGTCGACAACCTCAAAGACGCCCACGGAGTCACCGCTGCTGTACGAGACCTCAAACTCGAACTCGAACCGGTACTCGAGGAGAGCGATAGCCCGGAAATTCCAGACGACCCCGACGACGTCTATGACGAACTACTGTGGGACAAACAGATACAGGACGTACGCGAAGCGCAGGCACACGCGACGGGCGAGGGGACGACGGTCGCGATTATCGATACCGGTGTTGACGAGAACCACCCTGACCTCAAAAATCTCGATGACGAGGCCAGCGCCGCGATCATCGATGGCGACATTACATCTCACAAGGGTGACCCCGACGGGCACGGCACCCACGTCGCGGGGACGGTCGCCGCAACGGGTGATGAAGTAATGACGGGGACGGCGCCCGACGCAACGATTGTCTCCGTCGACGTGCTGGGCTACGGTACCGGCTCGTTCGGCGACATCATGGTCGGGATGGAGCACGCCGCCGACGTCGGCGCGGACGCTGCGAACATCAGTCTCGGCTTCATGACAGCACCTCAGGAGTTCGCCGAATCCGAGGACAACGTCGGAATGTACCGGCGGATATTCGAGCCGGTCGCGAACTACGGGCAGCGCAAGGGGACACTGTACGTCGGGTCGGCTGGTAACGACGAGACGGACCTCCAGGGTGGCTGGCTCCGCCTCTGGAATGGGCTATCGGGCGTCATCGGCGTCAGTGCCACCGGACCGAACGACAAACTCTCATTCTACTCGAACTGGGGGCGGAACGATGTCGATGTAGGCGCTCCGGGTGGTGGCTACGAAACCGAGCAAAAGTCGCTTGACCCGGAGGCGAATGTCGAGTGGCCGTACCCGCTTAACCTCGTGTTTTCGACCTATCCCGGCGGGTACAACTGGTTAGCGGGGACATCGATGGCGGCTCCACAAGTCACCGGCCTCGCCGCCCTCGTGCGCGAACTTGACTCCGGTGCGAACCCACAACAGGTGCTCCAAGCCATCCGGCAGGGCGCGGAGGTTGCGGACAACCGCGGTGATTCCGAGCTCGGAGCAGGACGGGTGAACGCCCTACAGGTGGTCGAGCGCTTCGACTAA
- a CDS encoding PIN domain-containing protein, translating into MNDLVRSDSDAVDKLEALVDGEDPVAISSLTVFEVGVGLRGDSQRHKPTFDRVTDQIDEVPFDSRAAQRALDIQHDLLDRGEPIGAIDVLIAGTAATRSDATVLTRNVDEFERVDAIDVETY; encoded by the coding sequence TTGAATGACCTCGTTCGTAGCGACTCCGACGCCGTCGACAAGCTTGAGGCACTAGTCGACGGGGAAGATCCAGTCGCAATTTCGTCACTCACGGTCTTCGAGGTCGGCGTCGGACTCCGAGGCGACAGCCAACGGCACAAGCCGACGTTTGACCGTGTGACCGACCAGATTGATGAAGTTCCGTTTGATTCTCGAGCCGCACAGCGTGCGCTCGACATCCAACACGACCTTCTCGACCGTGGCGAACCGATCGGTGCAATCGACGTTCTGATTGCGGGGACCGCTGCAACCCGTTCGGACGCGACTGTCCTCACCCGAAACGTCGACGAGTTCGAACGCGTCGACGCAATCGACGTAGAAACGTATTGA
- a CDS encoding plastocyanin/azurin family copper-binding protein: MKSEKMSIRRRKALKVFGVGITGSTMIAGCLGADDDDEPEEDDDGDTEAGDNGDTEAGDDADLEEIEDWLNEEPTSLDVLADEPVEWGDGVWDGEMVDYTGEDTVNIEFSAMLEVDGEVLGPFAADPRGVEISPGTTVTWEWGGEHTHTLTSHFDPPHESPEDGAADAFAIEGDEEEMNSHEHVFEEPGVYLYYCFPHGTPYETDFAYEDKNWFGHRGAIRVVED, encoded by the coding sequence ATGAAAAGTGAAAAAATGTCGATTAGAAGACGTAAAGCCCTCAAAGTATTTGGTGTAGGCATCACTGGGAGTACGATGATAGCTGGGTGCCTTGGGGCGGATGATGATGATGAGCCCGAAGAAGATGACGACGGTGATACCGAAGCGGGTGATAACGGTGACACCGAAGCGGGCGACGACGCCGACCTCGAAGAAATCGAGGACTGGCTGAACGAAGAACCAACGAGCTTGGACGTCCTAGCTGACGAACCAGTTGAGTGGGGGGATGGCGTCTGGGATGGGGAAATGGTTGACTACACCGGCGAGGATACAGTCAATATTGAATTCAGCGCGATGTTAGAAGTCGATGGTGAAGTTCTGGGCCCATTCGCGGCCGATCCCCGGGGAGTCGAGATTTCTCCCGGAACAACGGTTACGTGGGAATGGGGAGGTGAGCACACGCACACGCTCACTTCACACTTCGACCCGCCTCACGAGTCACCAGAGGATGGTGCTGCCGATGCGTTCGCAATCGAGGGAGATGAAGAGGAGATGAACAGCCATGAGCACGTCTTCGAGGAGCCTGGCGTGTACCTGTACTATTGTTTCCCTCACGGCACCCCGTATGAGACCGACTTTGCTTACGAAGACAAAAACTGGTTTGGCCACCGAGGAGCGATACGAGTCGTTGAAGACTGA
- a CDS encoding type II toxin-antitoxin system VapC family toxin: MKLCDTSVLVDIDRGGVADRVARLDDEGRHAISTVTVTELRLGVNKRYQDESTRQAALEELERLLARFELVDIDRAVATAAADMISELRRQGTPLHDLHDVYIGATATVEQLSVLTANVDHFERMDGVSVVDWTTF, translated from the coding sequence ATGAAACTCTGTGATACGTCGGTCCTCGTCGATATCGACCGCGGCGGCGTCGCCGACCGGGTCGCCAGACTCGACGATGAGGGGCGCCATGCAATTAGTACGGTCACCGTCACCGAACTGCGTCTCGGGGTAAACAAGCGATATCAAGACGAATCAACACGCCAAGCCGCACTCGAGGAACTCGAACGGCTCCTTGCCCGGTTCGAACTTGTCGACATTGACCGTGCAGTCGCGACCGCTGCGGCCGACATGATCAGTGAGTTACGACGACAGGGGACCCCGCTCCATGACCTCCACGACGTTTACATCGGGGCGACGGCAACGGTCGAGCAACTGTCGGTGCTGACAGCGAACGTCGACCACTTCGAGCGGATGGACGGCGTTAGCGTCGTTGATTGGACGACGTTTTAA
- a CDS encoding helix-hairpin-helix domain-containing protein, with amino-acid sequence MIGDTAVEDLDAELFQQWLARLIGEYERGETSATEFEQELARHIDDPNAGIEIIVEAFTDVDAATATAVATEYQSLNDLEATDRARLESVAGVDPSTADLLLERLHQ; translated from the coding sequence TTGATCGGCGATACCGCGGTCGAAGACCTCGACGCCGAACTGTTCCAACAGTGGTTGGCAAGACTCATCGGGGAGTATGAGCGTGGCGAAACCAGTGCCACCGAGTTCGAACAGGAACTCGCCAGGCATATCGACGATCCGAACGCAGGGATCGAGATCATCGTGGAGGCGTTCACCGATGTCGATGCCGCAACGGCCACCGCGGTTGCCACCGAGTACCAGTCGCTCAACGATCTCGAGGCCACTGACCGGGCCCGACTCGAGTCCGTCGCGGGCGTCGATCCGTCCACGGCGGACCTGCTTCTCGAGCGGCTGCACCAGTGA